A single window of Mycolicibacterium aurum DNA harbors:
- a CDS encoding indolepyruvate ferredoxin oxidoreductase family protein yields the protein MTTYATAADRPVTGSNPLDDRYDLLDGEVHLSGIQALVRLPLDQRRLDQRHGLDVAVFISGYEGSPLGGLDLQLSRQKKRLVEHRVVFQPGVNEELAANAVQGTQIACSSPDRIGDGVVGIWYGKAPGLDRATDAIRHSNLGGTHRRGGVLALVGDDSIAKSSTVPSSSESAIAELGMPCVSPADPQDILDLGLHGIAMSRASGLWVAMKLATNVVDGSGTVRLDPARVAPVLPDTSFDGKQFVHEPTGKLLQPTLSALEATQVRQRLELARRYAAANNLNHITGDTEATLGIVCAGATYLDVRQALSDIGITDADLTDSGVKVLKLGMIHPLEPGIIDTFSAGLREIVVVEEKKAFIELALKDLLYGRAAAPRVVGKRDEQGRELFRADGDLPADYIATRLAPRIRDHGGPESVTKWLEQQSSSRRIPTLLPILPRRPAFCSGCPHNSSTKVPDGSLVGAGIGCHALVAFMPDERIGESIGHSQMGGEGATWIGMAPFVTRDHLFQNLGDGTYHHSGSLAIRAAVASGAHITYKLLYNDAVAMTGGQQAIGKMTVPQIVSELLAEGVARIVITSDQPKQSRRAFGRRMPARVSIRHRDDMITVQEELAHTDGVTVLIHQQECATELRRKRKRGLVETPNRRIFINERVCEGCGDCGDKSGCLSVRPTETEFGRKTEIHQASCNLDFSCLKGDCPSFVEVIPRKTSKRRTQPQPSTVVTPRPKSSTTELPAPKPLVTAEDFSMRITGVGGTGVVTVAQVIAAAASHAGLQVKGLDQLGLAQKGGAVVSDVRLSTSKIHGTNKIGPGGCDLYLGCDILVAATETNLGVMAPQRTYTVVSTSVTPTSQMVTDTTTHFPEINDLVARIEWSGARPENVFVDAHALTGAAALEEDQFDNIFLLGVAVQSGVIPLSPESVEWALDLNGVQVERNLAAFQLGRQHAVDSSSAADSSPAGTTLDALIERRVDELTAYQDDKWAARYLQQVEDIRRSEATAIGESTAITQAFARHLFKVMAYKDEYEVARLHIDPDLESQIRDEFGDGARYSILLHPPLLRAMGLKRKIRLQAWWAKPILRVLYRLRTLRGTRLDLFGYDNVRREERRLIEDYIASMATAMTALSPATQDAVLELASLPDLVRGYENIKLASLEKYRSRRTEILQQLTNQPVHT from the coding sequence ATGACGACTTACGCCACCGCGGCCGATCGCCCTGTCACCGGCAGCAACCCCCTCGACGATCGCTACGATCTGCTCGACGGGGAAGTGCACCTGTCCGGGATCCAAGCTCTCGTTCGACTCCCCCTCGATCAGCGACGCCTGGATCAGCGCCACGGCCTCGACGTCGCGGTGTTCATCTCCGGATACGAAGGCTCGCCCCTGGGCGGGCTTGACCTTCAACTGTCGCGGCAGAAGAAGCGCCTTGTCGAGCACCGCGTGGTCTTTCAACCCGGCGTCAACGAGGAATTAGCAGCCAACGCGGTCCAAGGGACACAGATCGCCTGCTCATCGCCGGATCGCATCGGCGACGGGGTGGTCGGCATCTGGTACGGCAAGGCTCCCGGCCTCGATCGCGCCACCGACGCCATCCGGCACAGCAACCTGGGCGGAACGCATCGCCGCGGCGGCGTTCTCGCCCTGGTAGGCGACGACTCGATAGCGAAGTCCTCTACGGTGCCGAGCAGCTCAGAATCTGCCATCGCCGAACTCGGAATGCCGTGTGTGTCCCCTGCCGACCCACAGGACATCCTGGATCTCGGTTTGCACGGGATCGCCATGTCGAGGGCATCGGGACTGTGGGTGGCGATGAAGCTGGCGACCAACGTCGTCGACGGTTCCGGCACGGTCCGTCTCGACCCAGCCCGCGTCGCACCCGTCCTGCCTGACACCTCGTTCGACGGCAAGCAATTCGTGCACGAGCCGACCGGAAAGCTGCTGCAGCCCACCCTCAGCGCGCTGGAGGCGACTCAGGTTCGCCAACGGCTGGAACTCGCACGCCGCTACGCCGCTGCCAACAACCTCAACCACATCACCGGCGATACAGAAGCAACGCTGGGCATCGTCTGCGCCGGAGCCACCTATCTCGACGTCCGGCAGGCACTTTCCGACATCGGCATCACCGACGCCGACCTCACCGACAGCGGCGTGAAGGTTCTGAAGCTGGGAATGATCCATCCCCTCGAACCAGGCATCATCGACACGTTCAGCGCCGGACTGCGCGAGATCGTGGTGGTCGAGGAGAAGAAGGCGTTCATCGAGCTGGCCCTCAAAGACCTGCTCTACGGTCGGGCAGCGGCGCCACGCGTCGTGGGCAAGCGAGACGAGCAGGGCCGCGAACTCTTCCGAGCCGACGGCGATCTGCCCGCCGATTACATCGCGACGCGATTGGCTCCACGCATCCGCGACCACGGTGGACCCGAGTCGGTGACGAAATGGCTTGAGCAACAATCGTCGTCGCGGCGGATACCCACGCTGCTGCCGATCCTGCCGCGGCGCCCCGCCTTCTGTTCCGGCTGCCCGCACAACAGCTCGACCAAGGTGCCCGATGGCTCGCTCGTGGGTGCGGGCATCGGTTGCCACGCCCTGGTCGCCTTCATGCCCGACGAGCGGATAGGCGAGTCGATCGGGCACAGTCAGATGGGCGGCGAAGGCGCCACGTGGATCGGCATGGCTCCGTTCGTCACGCGGGATCACTTGTTCCAAAACCTCGGCGACGGCACTTACCACCACTCAGGCTCGCTGGCCATCCGCGCCGCCGTCGCCAGCGGAGCGCACATCACCTACAAGCTCCTCTACAACGACGCCGTCGCCATGACCGGCGGCCAGCAGGCGATCGGCAAGATGACCGTCCCCCAGATCGTCTCCGAACTGCTCGCCGAGGGTGTCGCTCGAATCGTGATCACCAGTGACCAACCCAAGCAGAGCCGTCGCGCGTTCGGGCGCCGCATGCCTGCACGAGTGTCGATCCGCCACCGGGACGACATGATCACGGTGCAGGAAGAACTGGCTCACACAGACGGTGTGACCGTACTGATCCACCAGCAGGAGTGCGCCACCGAGCTGCGCCGCAAGCGCAAGCGGGGGCTGGTGGAAACACCGAACCGTCGGATCTTCATCAACGAACGGGTCTGCGAGGGCTGCGGTGACTGCGGCGACAAGTCGGGATGTCTGTCGGTGCGCCCGACGGAGACCGAGTTCGGGCGCAAAACCGAAATCCACCAGGCGTCCTGCAATTTGGATTTCTCCTGCCTCAAGGGCGACTGTCCGTCGTTCGTCGAGGTCATTCCTCGTAAAACATCTAAGCGCCGCACCCAACCGCAGCCATCCACTGTGGTGACGCCTCGACCGAAGTCCTCGACGACGGAGCTGCCCGCCCCGAAACCGCTGGTGACCGCCGAGGACTTCTCGATGCGCATCACCGGTGTCGGCGGCACCGGCGTGGTGACCGTGGCGCAGGTCATTGCGGCCGCGGCATCTCATGCAGGTTTGCAGGTCAAGGGGCTCGACCAACTCGGTCTCGCCCAGAAGGGTGGGGCGGTCGTGTCCGATGTCCGCCTGTCCACGTCAAAGATTCACGGGACCAACAAGATTGGGCCCGGAGGATGCGATCTCTATCTTGGCTGCGACATCCTGGTCGCCGCGACCGAGACGAACCTGGGGGTGATGGCTCCTCAGCGCACCTACACCGTGGTCTCGACCTCCGTCACCCCGACCAGCCAGATGGTCACCGATACGACGACACACTTTCCGGAAATCAACGATCTGGTCGCTCGAATCGAGTGGTCCGGCGCGCGGCCCGAGAATGTCTTCGTCGACGCCCACGCTCTGACCGGGGCGGCGGCTCTGGAGGAAGACCAATTCGACAATATCTTCCTGCTGGGCGTCGCCGTGCAGTCAGGAGTCATCCCGCTCTCCCCCGAGAGCGTGGAATGGGCACTGGATCTCAACGGCGTCCAAGTCGAGCGAAACCTCGCCGCCTTCCAGCTCGGTCGTCAGCACGCCGTCGACAGCAGCTCCGCAGCCGACTCCTCCCCTGCCGGAACAACTCTGGATGCGCTCATTGAGCGCAGAGTCGATGAGCTGACGGCTTATCAGGACGACAAATGGGCCGCACGGTACTTACAGCAGGTAGAAGACATCCGCAGGTCGGAGGCAACAGCGATCGGCGAAAGCACAGCGATTACACAAGCTTTCGCACGTCATCTGTTCAAAGTCATGGCCTACAAAGACGAATACGAGGTGGCTCGACTCCACATCGACCCGGACCTCGAAAGTCAGATCCGCGACGAGTTCGGTGACGGCGCGCGCTACTCGATCCTGCTTCATCCGCCGCTCCTTCGCGCCATGGGATTGAAGAGGAAGATCCGCCTACAAGCCTGGTGGGCAAAGCCGATACTGCGGGTCCTGTACCGGTTACGCACGCTGCGCGGTACCCGCCTTGATCTCTTCGGATACGACAACGTCAGGCGCGAGGAGCGTCGACTTATCGAGGACTACATCGCGTCGATGGCCACCGCGATGACAGCGCTCTCGCCCGCGACGCAGGACGCCGTTCTCGAGCTGGCTAGCCTGCCCGATCTCGTCCGAGGCTACGAGAACATCAAACTGGCCTCGCTCGAGAAGTACCGGTCGCGTCGCACAGAGATTTTGCAGCAGTTGACCAATCAGCCTGTTCACACCTAG
- a CDS encoding helix-turn-helix domain-containing protein codes for MIGENHESEVEGWLAVQRTFSGMVDEVSAIGETVTKSIRSAQPVYAVIPEPEHRAAVTLQVLNRLHALSEHRGLSASELTAATDLAAERAAGGVPIDALIAAYQVADAEIWRILVERSTPAMTDLLPRVGTLMFEAIRETTTVMAGAHSSVARAIDGDRITLAHQFLECLQDPEQQSAAAVIAARLRLDPRGEFVGLVWLPAPGVTEFSAHQTVSTLPPHLATDVVSRAVAGGQLEMITQAARLPEVVTHGLAEGSLAGRWGIGLARSGLAGARESLGDARLAFNCTSIDHPVRTFERDWHEAVVLAERARVEVLLAPMVEVAHANPHLAETVLAFAAADMSIAAAAQAVHVHANSVTYRLERWSRLTGLEARSFVGLSQSVIACRLAGGHPRPTHSAQREVDNDGRD; via the coding sequence GTGATTGGTGAAAATCATGAATCAGAGGTGGAAGGGTGGCTGGCGGTGCAGCGCACCTTCAGCGGCATGGTCGACGAGGTGTCTGCCATCGGTGAGACCGTCACCAAGTCCATCCGCAGCGCCCAACCCGTCTACGCTGTCATCCCGGAGCCCGAACACCGTGCCGCCGTCACGTTGCAGGTGCTTAATCGACTCCACGCGCTCTCGGAGCACCGCGGTCTGAGCGCATCCGAACTCACCGCCGCCACTGATCTGGCCGCCGAGCGCGCCGCTGGAGGGGTTCCCATCGATGCGTTGATCGCGGCCTACCAGGTAGCCGATGCCGAGATCTGGCGCATCCTGGTCGAGCGGTCGACTCCCGCGATGACTGATCTCCTACCCCGCGTCGGCACCCTGATGTTCGAGGCGATCCGCGAGACCACCACCGTGATGGCGGGAGCGCACAGCAGTGTCGCTCGAGCGATCGACGGGGACAGGATCACTCTGGCCCACCAGTTCTTGGAATGCCTGCAGGACCCCGAGCAACAGTCGGCCGCCGCGGTCATCGCCGCGCGGCTGCGGCTCGATCCGCGAGGGGAGTTCGTGGGACTGGTCTGGCTGCCCGCCCCGGGCGTCACGGAGTTTTCGGCGCATCAGACCGTGTCGACGTTGCCACCGCACCTGGCCACCGATGTGGTCAGTCGCGCAGTGGCCGGCGGTCAGCTGGAAATGATCACTCAGGCCGCGCGATTGCCGGAGGTCGTGACCCATGGCCTGGCCGAGGGATCGCTGGCGGGGCGTTGGGGAATCGGCTTGGCGCGGTCGGGATTGGCCGGCGCACGCGAGAGTCTCGGCGACGCACGCCTGGCCTTCAACTGCACCTCCATCGACCATCCGGTGCGTACTTTCGAACGCGACTGGCACGAGGCCGTGGTGCTGGCTGAACGGGCACGAGTCGAGGTGCTGTTGGCCCCCATGGTCGAGGTGGCTCACGCCAACCCCCACCTGGCCGAGACGGTGCTGGCGTTCGCGGCGGCTGACATGTCCATCGCGGCGGCGGCGCAGGCGGTCCACGTGCACGCCAACAGTGTCACCTACCGACTCGAGCGCTGGTCACGGCTCACCGGGCTGGAGGCGCGTTCGTTCGTTGGGCTCTCACAGTCCGTCATTGCCTGTCGCCTGGCCGGCGGTCATCCCCGGCCGACGCACAGCGCGCAGCGGGAGGTCGACAACGACGGCCGCGATTGA
- a CDS encoding nuclear transport factor 2 family protein, protein MLTHEQLSALDIVTINQVLVRERQARDRGWWSQMLTFFHDDSRVTISWFDGSGADFVARSRALAEQGAVGCHRLGPPSIYVHQDRAVAVMPAVVETYPTIDGVDSVLIGYARLVSKLERRSGTWGIVRMQAIYERDELHSGPTAKTPVVPADELKAFRPSYALLAWSLNRLGVQVPSDLPGDDMPHLAEAVYDNAFAWMTE, encoded by the coding sequence ATGCTTACTCACGAGCAGCTCTCAGCACTCGATATCGTCACGATCAATCAGGTCCTGGTGCGGGAACGACAGGCGCGCGATCGGGGCTGGTGGTCGCAGATGCTGACCTTCTTTCACGACGACTCGCGCGTCACCATCAGCTGGTTCGATGGCAGCGGCGCCGATTTCGTCGCCCGTTCACGAGCACTGGCTGAACAAGGCGCTGTCGGATGCCACCGGCTGGGACCGCCATCGATTTACGTCCACCAGGATCGCGCCGTAGCGGTGATGCCTGCAGTGGTCGAGACCTACCCCACCATCGATGGCGTCGACTCGGTGCTGATCGGCTATGCGCGTCTGGTCTCCAAGCTGGAACGACGCTCCGGAACGTGGGGAATCGTTCGGATGCAAGCCATTTACGAGCGCGATGAACTGCATTCCGGTCCCACCGCCAAGACACCGGTGGTGCCGGCCGACGAGCTCAAAGCGTTCCGCCCAAGCTATGCCTTGCTGGCGTGGAGCCTGAACCGCCTCGGCGTGCAGGTCCCCTCCGATCTACCCGGCGACGACATGCCGCATCTGGCAGAAGCGGTGTACGACAACGCCTTCGCGTGGATGACCGAGTGA
- a CDS encoding aldehyde dehydrogenase family protein — protein sequence MTSSAAVLDSTTDESTPPTYRWYAAGQWRDAAAGTFEDHNPYTGEVHAYVARCGRAEAADAVAAAERAFGEWSQMSPGAKAELFRRAAAVVHRRRDELVAQLARETGAAAFNAGFQVDLLGTLMEQVASWGYNPTGESLPSDLPGARHYVERRPLGVVVNFVPWNGASLLSWRSALAPLVFGNTVVIKPSELAPLSAGLLIAEVAHEAGFPPGVINVVTHAPGEAGPVADEFFDNPAVRCLNFIGSVATGRYLAERAGKTLKRTVMELGGYNPLLVMDDVDLDYAVRVATFSAFWHQGQVCMNARKILVHERIYEEFTQRLVTAAQKLPTGDPSDPTTFIGPLITPVAVEQVDRRVREATALGARALCGATYDGQIYSPTVLVDVPDSATINHEETFGPVVVVQPVRDEDEAIDIANRPMYGLCAGVLSDDESRAVKIAARLQAGAIRVNMVTISDEIHLPLGGVRDSGWGRSGPTGYRDDFTDVIAITIQSGQQQLPIN from the coding sequence ATGACCAGTAGCGCCGCAGTTCTCGATTCCACGACCGACGAGTCGACACCCCCCACCTATCGCTGGTACGCCGCCGGACAATGGCGAGACGCTGCAGCCGGAACCTTCGAAGACCACAACCCCTACACCGGGGAAGTCCACGCCTACGTCGCCCGCTGCGGACGTGCTGAGGCCGCCGACGCGGTCGCCGCGGCCGAGCGCGCCTTCGGTGAGTGGTCCCAGATGTCACCCGGAGCCAAAGCGGAACTCTTCCGCCGAGCGGCCGCAGTCGTGCATCGACGCCGCGACGAACTGGTTGCCCAACTGGCCCGCGAAACCGGTGCGGCGGCCTTCAACGCGGGGTTTCAGGTCGATCTGCTCGGAACCCTTATGGAACAGGTCGCCAGCTGGGGGTACAACCCGACCGGCGAGAGTCTCCCGTCGGACCTGCCGGGCGCCCGGCACTACGTCGAGCGGCGCCCACTCGGCGTCGTGGTCAACTTCGTGCCGTGGAACGGCGCATCCTTGCTGAGCTGGCGTTCTGCGTTGGCCCCGTTGGTGTTCGGCAACACCGTCGTGATCAAACCGTCCGAATTGGCTCCATTGTCGGCAGGGCTTCTCATCGCCGAGGTGGCCCACGAAGCCGGCTTCCCACCCGGTGTGATCAATGTCGTGACCCATGCCCCTGGAGAGGCCGGACCAGTGGCCGACGAGTTCTTCGACAACCCCGCCGTGCGGTGCCTCAATTTCATCGGCAGCGTCGCCACCGGCCGCTACCTCGCCGAACGGGCCGGCAAAACCCTCAAACGCACGGTCATGGAGCTCGGCGGCTACAACCCCCTGCTCGTGATGGACGATGTCGACCTCGACTACGCCGTGCGAGTTGCCACGTTCAGCGCATTCTGGCATCAGGGCCAGGTGTGCATGAACGCCCGGAAGATCCTCGTCCACGAACGGATCTACGAGGAGTTCACCCAGCGACTGGTGACCGCGGCACAGAAGCTGCCGACCGGAGATCCCAGTGACCCAACGACGTTCATCGGACCACTGATCACCCCGGTCGCCGTGGAACAGGTCGACCGCCGCGTCCGCGAAGCGACGGCCCTCGGTGCACGGGCGCTCTGCGGGGCCACCTACGACGGGCAGATCTACTCCCCAACCGTACTTGTCGATGTTCCGGATTCCGCAACGATCAATCACGAGGAGACATTCGGTCCGGTGGTCGTCGTGCAACCAGTCCGCGACGAGGACGAAGCCATCGACATCGCCAACCGCCCGATGTACGGCCTGTGCGCCGGGGTGCTCTCCGACGATGAGTCGCGTGCGGTGAAGATCGCCGCACGCCTGCAGGCCGGAGCGATCCGCGTCAACATGGTCACCATCAGCGATGAGATCCACCTTCCGTTGGGCGGCGTCCGTGACAGCGGCTGGGGCCGCAGCGGCCCGACGGGCTATCGCGATGATTTCACCGACGTCATCGCCATCACCATTCAGTCCGGCCAGCAACAGCTTCCGATCAATTGA
- a CDS encoding LysR family transcriptional regulator — MQFDNVDLNLLPPLEALLEERQVSRAAQRRNLSQSAMSRVLARLRRTFDDELLVQTPAGYQLTPRARILRNEMAEVMPQLRALIDADTFNPALASNTMFLAASDYATDVLADGLFREFFRQAPNMSLTIDQVVPSTYEDMQRGRVDLVLGPLAPPEPMIAETLFADELVCLMSDGHPVTDDALTVEHLRAYPHARVAMLHGQQMLVDTTLAELGVHPRHAVTVPYFSTLITALMSTTLIAVIPRRYALRHLTGNLRIARPPEVFASLDYAMLWHPRLTNDPAHRWLRTLLRSVSPSPLPGAERG; from the coding sequence ATGCAGTTCGATAACGTGGACCTGAACCTGCTTCCCCCCTTGGAGGCTCTGTTGGAAGAACGGCAGGTGTCGCGCGCGGCGCAACGACGCAATTTGAGTCAGTCGGCGATGAGCCGCGTGCTGGCCCGTCTGCGCAGAACCTTCGACGACGAACTGTTGGTCCAAACCCCGGCCGGTTACCAGCTGACCCCCCGAGCCCGAATCCTGCGCAACGAGATGGCCGAGGTGATGCCGCAGCTGCGGGCGCTGATCGACGCCGACACATTCAACCCGGCACTGGCCAGCAACACAATGTTTTTGGCTGCAAGCGATTACGCCACCGACGTGCTCGCCGACGGGCTGTTCCGCGAGTTCTTCCGACAAGCGCCAAACATGTCGTTGACCATCGACCAGGTCGTTCCGTCGACTTACGAAGACATGCAGCGAGGGCGCGTCGATCTGGTTCTGGGCCCTCTGGCTCCACCGGAACCGATGATCGCTGAGACACTGTTCGCCGACGAACTCGTCTGTCTGATGTCTGACGGGCATCCTGTCACCGACGACGCGCTCACAGTGGAGCATCTACGGGCGTATCCGCACGCACGCGTAGCGATGCTGCATGGCCAGCAGATGCTAGTGGACACCACGTTGGCTGAGCTCGGTGTCCATCCCCGCCACGCCGTGACAGTGCCCTACTTCTCCACTCTTATCACGGCATTGATGTCCACCACGCTGATCGCGGTGATACCGCGGCGATACGCCCTAAGACACCTCACCGGGAACCTCCGAATAGCCCGCCCCCCAGAAGTATTCGCCTCGCTGGACTACGCCATGTTGTGGCATCCGCGGTTGACCAATGACCCTGCGCATCGATGGTTGCGGACCCTGCTTCGGTCAGTTTCGCCTAGTCCGTTACCGGGTGCAGAACGAGGGTGA